In Lepisosteus oculatus isolate fLepOcu1 chromosome 15, fLepOcu1.hap2, whole genome shotgun sequence, one genomic interval encodes:
- the zmym2 gene encoding zinc finger MYM-type protein 2 isoform X2, with amino-acid sequence MPCRIFRRLFFTHVVFLYSQRVCQRLLVVARAMDGGFAERLEPSVAVEGAAMETEEGPAPAPDTPGLGATEGQNPGQGPHELASSPRPAEEEQGQEEEDDDVVLVESAPVVPESTPAPTPNSSSPPHTPEPPATDGPAAAQHTRGATPPLPTASAHGETIVIDDEEDGDPSSLPGAGAPREPEAGAESAAPLSSTEPDSEIQIASVTTLDVGAPAPADADMPLRITSVTSLQGEVGNGLQISSAYSLSPEAAPSESGQPGSRSGSGSGTFNPGRIGNPKEAVQNGEAGSHPRPDSWISQSASFPRNQKQPGVDSPSPAASLPKSVFPPPAVQQSSKPVKVTCANCKKPLRKGQTAYQRKGSAHLFCSTTCLSAFSHKPAPKKNCTMCKKDITSMKGTIVAQVDSSESFQEFCSTGCLSSYENKQNPPKSTVKTRCTVCGKLTEIRHEVSFKNVTHKICSDHCFNRYRMANGLIMNCCEQCGDYLPNKASANHFLIIDGQQKRFCCQNCVKEYKQTHGKITCCTGCRTPCRFFDITHCIGSSGNMEPYCSTACMNSHKSKNPRPAGATPSCHFCKRSALPQFQATMPDGKLYNFCSSNCVAKFQTLSVQTTTNGQPAPSSNNIQLKCNYCRGSFSLKPETLEWENKVYQFCSKTCCDDYKKLHCIVTYCEYCQEEKTLHETVKFSGVKRPFCSEGCKLLFKQEFARRLGLKCVTCNYCSQMCKRGATKEIDGVVRDFCSEACSKKFTDWYYKAARCDCCKVQGNLTESVQWRAEMKHFCDQQCLLRFYCQQNEPNMSTQKGPENLPFGQGTQTQASKTAVSNQVSSVSSYSSSVVREMKNKAVLCKPLTMTKATYCKPHMQTKSCQTEEVVKTEYVPVPVPVPVYIPVPMNMYSQATPTPVTLPVPIPVPIFLPTTLDSAEKIVQTIDELKAKIPPDPREADILTMAEMIAEEDEKPGCTAVKSENEMSEGGSSDEKEEPDDSYEPDLDLENDFPRAPDPVVEELDSAFMLPLVLGEESEEKPQPQVKKKGHKRRLVSDNSHVVRPDTPDNSFAFKSTYGVNAWKRWASTTAESTEDEKAKELKQTRPVRLKRNLLSHAASELNYGLSRFVSEVRRPNGDSYAPDSVFYLCLGIQKHLQENGRTDSIFTDPYYQLFGQELNKLLKDWQPSVLPDGSLFCRIEEQYLWSSKQFGDHSPMVLLCTLVYFNTKYFGLRTVEQHLRLSFVNVYRQWKKSPHSKESAVRVHIPSIFEDDLEKGASRKRKRREEAGDPDCDPGEGSGRGSRCPVRAHERRQLYELYLSKCPGSLKQRTDTFYMKPESSSCPESPLWYSTTPLERSTLENILARILLIKEIYNEEDASEPEDDSD; translated from the exons ATGCCCTGTCGCATTTTCCGGCGGCTGTTCTTCACGCACGTTGTCTTCCTGTACTCCCAACGTGTGTGTCAGCGTCTGTTA GTGGTTGCCAGAGCAATGGACGGAGGCTTTGCAGAGAGGCTGGAGCCCAGCGTCGCCGTAGAAGGAGCGGCCATGGAGACTGAGGAGGGGCCTGCCCCGGCCCCGGACACCCCCGGCTTGGGGGCCACAGAGGGCCAGAACCCCGGCCAGGGGCCCCACGAGCTGGCCAGCTCCCCCCGGCCCGCGGAGGAGGAgcaggggcaggaggaggaggacgatgACGTGGTGCTGGTGGAGTCGGCACCCGTGGTGCCGGAGAGCACCCCTGCCCCCACCCCCAACTCCAGCAGCCCCCCGCACACCCCCGAGCCCCCAGCCACAGACGGCCCCGCCGCAGCCCAGCACACACGGGGCGCCACGCCCCCTCTCCCCACCGCCAGCGCCCACGGCGAGACCATCGTCATCGACGACGAGGAGGACGGCGATCCGAGCTCGCTGCCCGGCGCCGGGGCCCCCCGGGAGCCCGAGGCGGGCGCGGAGTCCGCGGCGCCCCTCAGCAGCACCGAGCCGGACTCCGAGATCCAGATCGCCAGCGTGACCACGCTCGACGTGGGGGCGCCGGCGCCCGCCGACGCGGACATGCCCCTGCGGATCACCAGCGTCACCTCGCTGCAGGGGGAGGTGGGCAACGGCCTGCAGATCAGCAGCGCCTACAGCCTGAGCCCGGAGGCCGCCCCCTCGGAGTCCGGCCAGCCGGGCAGCCGCTCCGGCTCCGGCTCCGGCACGTTCAACCCGGGCAGGATCGGCAACCCCAAAGAGGCCGTTCAGAACGGAGAGGCGGGGAGCCATCCCAGGCCTG ATTCGTGGATATCCCAGTCTGCCTCTTTCCCGCGAAATCAGAAGCAGCCAGGTGTCGATTCTCCGTCTCCAGCAGCTTCCTTACCGAAATCCGTCTTTCCGCCTCCAGCCGTGCAGCAGTCCTCCAAGCCCGTCAAAGTCACCTGCGCGAACTGTAAGAAGCCCCTGAGAAAGGGGCAGACCGCCTACCAGCGCAAGGGCTCGGCCCACCTCTTCTGCTCCACCACCTGCCTGTCCGCCTTCTCTCACAAGCCTGCGCCCAAGAAGAACTGCACCATGTGCAAGAA AGACATCACCAGTATGAAAGGGACGATTGTGGCGCAGGTAGACTCGAGCGAATCCTTCCAGGAGTTCTGCAGCACGGGCTGTCTGTCATCGTATGAAAATAAGCAGAATCCTCCCAAAAGCACCGTCAAGACCAGGTGCACGGTCTGTGGAAAACTGACTGAG ATTCGCCACGAGGTTAGCTTTAAAAATGTCACACACAAGATATGCAGTGATCACTGCTTTAACCGGTACAGGATGGCGAACGGCCTTATCATGAACTGTTGTGAGCAGTGTGGAGATTATCTACCCAATAAGGCTTCAGCAAACCATTTCCTCATAATTGATGGGCAGCAGAAAAGATTCTGCTGCCAGAACTGTGTCAAGGAGTACAAGCAG ACACATGGCAAAATAACGTGCTGTACAGGATGCAGAACTCCATGTAGATTTTTCGACATTACTCATTGCATAGGATCCAGTGGTAACATGGAGCCCTACTGCTCTACAGCGTGCATGAACTCACACAAGTCAAAGAACCCCAGACCTGCAG GTGCCACACCTTCGTGTCATTTCTGTAAGAGGAGTGCGCTACCTCAGTTTCAAGCCACAATGCCTGATGGGAAACTTTACAACTTCTGTAGTTCTAACTGTGTGGCAAAGTTTCAG ACGCTGAGTGTTCAGACCACGACAAACGGACAACCAGCTCCCTCCTCAAACAATATCCAGCTGAAATGTAATTATTGTAGGGGATCGTTCAGTTTAAAGCCAGAAACACTGGAATGGGag AATAAAGTCTATCAGTTCTGCAGCAAAACCTGCTGTGATGACTACAAAAAGCTGCACTGTATTGTTACGTACTGTGAATACTGCCAAGAGGAGAAGACTCTTCATGAAACGGTAAAATTCTCAGGAGTGAAGAGACCTTTCTGCAGTGAAG gctgCAAGCTGCTTTTCAAACAGGAATTCGCGAGGCGTCTGGGCCTCAAATGCGTAACCTGCAACTACTGCTCCCAGATGTGCAAAAGAGGTGCGACTAAGGAGATCGACGGAGTGGTGCGAGACTTCTGCAGCGAGGCCTGCTCCAAGAAATTTACGGACTGGTATTACAAG GCTGCCCGCTGCGACTGCTGCAAGGTGCAGGGGAACCTGACGGAGTCGGTGCAGTGGAGGGCGGAGATGAAGCACTTCTGCGACCAGCAGTGCCTGCTGCGCTTCTACTGCCAGCAGAACGAGCCCAACATGTCCACGCAGAAGGGGCCCGAAAACCTGCCTTTCG GCCAAGGCACTCAGACACAAGCAAGCAAAACTGCA GTGTCGAATCAGGTTTCATCGGTGTCGTCTTACTCCAGTTCTGTGGTGAGGGAGATGAAGAACAAAGCCGTGCTGTGCAAGCCCCTGACAATGACGAAAGCCACCTACTGTAAGCCGCACATGCAGACCAAGTCCTGTCAGACAG AGGAGGTGGTGAAGACGGAATATGTTCCGGTGCCGGTGCCCGTGCCCGTGTACATTCCAGTGCCCATGAACATGTACAGCCAGGCCACGCCCACCCCCGTCACCCTTCCTGTTCCA ATCCCAGTGCCAATCTTCCTGCCTACTACCCTGGACAGCGCAGAGAAGATTGTACAGACAATCGACGAGCTCAAGGCCAAAATTCCCCCCGATCCCAGAGAGGCCGACATCTTAACCATGGCCGAAATGATCGCTGAAGAAGATGAGAAACCGGGCTGTACAG CTGTGAAAAGTGAGAATGAGATGAGTGAAGGGGGCAGTTCTGATGAGAAGGAGGAGCCGGATGATTCTTACGAACCAGACCTGGATCTGGAAAATGATTTTCCTAGAG CTCCTGACCCGGTTGTGGAAGAGCTGGACAGCGCTTTTATGTTGCCTCTCGTGCTGGGGGAGGAAAGCGAAGAGAAGCCTCAGCCTCAGGTTAAGAAGAAG gGACATAAGAGAAGATTAGTTTCGGATAATTCCCACGTTGTCAGACCCGATACCCCGGACAACTCATTTGCCTTTAAGTCCACATACGGGGTGAACGCCTGGAAACGCTGGGCGTCAACTACAGCTGAGAGCACCGAGgatgaaaaagcaaaagagctgAAGCAGA CGAGGCCAGTGAGGTTAAAAAGAAATCTCCTGTCCCATGCTGCGTCCGAACTGAACTATGGGCTCTCTCGCTTCGTCAGTGAGGTCCGGAGACCAAATGGAGACAGTTATGCTCCCGATAGTGTTTTTTATCTTTGCCTTGGCATCCAGAAG CATCTGCAAGAAAATGGAAGAACAGACAGCATCTTCACTGACCCTTACTATCAGTTATTTGGACAGGAGCTAAACAAACTCCTCAAAGACTGGCAGCCAAGTGTTCTCCCCGATG GTTCCTTATTCTGCAGAATTGAGGAGCAGTACTTGTGGAGTAGTAAACAGTTTGGAGACCATTCGCCCATGGTTTTGCTGTGCACTCTGGTCTATTTTAACACTAAGTATTTTGGCTTAAGAACAGTGGAGCAACACTTGAGGCTGTCCTTTGTGAACGTTTACAGACAGTGGAAGAAAAGCCCTCACTCAAAAGAATCCGCTGTCCGCGTTCACATACCTTCCATCTTCGAAGATGACCTAG
- the zmym2 gene encoding zinc finger MYM-type protein 2 isoform X1, translating to MPCRIFRRLFFTHVVFLYSQRVCQRLLVVARAMDGGFAERLEPSVAVEGAAMETEEGPAPAPDTPGLGATEGQNPGQGPHELASSPRPAEEEQGQEEEDDDVVLVESAPVVPESTPAPTPNSSSPPHTPEPPATDGPAAAQHTRGATPPLPTASAHGETIVIDDEEDGDPSSLPGAGAPREPEAGAESAAPLSSTEPDSEIQIASVTTLDVGAPAPADADMPLRITSVTSLQGEVGNGLQISSAYSLSPEAAPSESGQPGSRSGSGSGTFNPGRIGNPKEAVQNGEAGSHPRPDSWISQSASFPRNQKQPGVDSPSPAASLPKSVFPPPAVQQSSKPVKVTCANCKKPLRKGQTAYQRKGSAHLFCSTTCLSAFSHKPAPKKNCTMCKKDITSMKGTIVAQVDSSESFQEFCSTGCLSSYENKQNPPKSTVKTRCTVCGKLTEIRHEVSFKNVTHKICSDHCFNRYRMANGLIMNCCEQCGDYLPNKASANHFLIIDGQQKRFCCQNCVKEYKQTHGKITCCTGCRTPCRFFDITHCIGSSGNMEPYCSTACMNSHKSKNPRPAGTGATPSCHFCKRSALPQFQATMPDGKLYNFCSSNCVAKFQTLSVQTTTNGQPAPSSNNIQLKCNYCRGSFSLKPETLEWENKVYQFCSKTCCDDYKKLHCIVTYCEYCQEEKTLHETVKFSGVKRPFCSEGCKLLFKQEFARRLGLKCVTCNYCSQMCKRGATKEIDGVVRDFCSEACSKKFTDWYYKAARCDCCKVQGNLTESVQWRAEMKHFCDQQCLLRFYCQQNEPNMSTQKGPENLPFGQGTQTQASKTAVSNQVSSVSSYSSSVVREMKNKAVLCKPLTMTKATYCKPHMQTKSCQTEEVVKTEYVPVPVPVPVYIPVPMNMYSQATPTPVTLPVPIPVPIFLPTTLDSAEKIVQTIDELKAKIPPDPREADILTMAEMIAEEDEKPGCTAVKSENEMSEGGSSDEKEEPDDSYEPDLDLENDFPRAPDPVVEELDSAFMLPLVLGEESEEKPQPQVKKKGHKRRLVSDNSHVVRPDTPDNSFAFKSTYGVNAWKRWASTTAESTEDEKAKELKQTRPVRLKRNLLSHAASELNYGLSRFVSEVRRPNGDSYAPDSVFYLCLGIQKHLQENGRTDSIFTDPYYQLFGQELNKLLKDWQPSVLPDGSLFCRIEEQYLWSSKQFGDHSPMVLLCTLVYFNTKYFGLRTVEQHLRLSFVNVYRQWKKSPHSKESAVRVHIPSIFEDDLEKGASRKRKRREEAGDPDCDPGEGSGRGSRCPVRAHERRQLYELYLSKCPGSLKQRTDTFYMKPESSSCPESPLWYSTTPLERSTLENILARILLIKEIYNEEDASEPEDDSD from the exons ATGCCCTGTCGCATTTTCCGGCGGCTGTTCTTCACGCACGTTGTCTTCCTGTACTCCCAACGTGTGTGTCAGCGTCTGTTA GTGGTTGCCAGAGCAATGGACGGAGGCTTTGCAGAGAGGCTGGAGCCCAGCGTCGCCGTAGAAGGAGCGGCCATGGAGACTGAGGAGGGGCCTGCCCCGGCCCCGGACACCCCCGGCTTGGGGGCCACAGAGGGCCAGAACCCCGGCCAGGGGCCCCACGAGCTGGCCAGCTCCCCCCGGCCCGCGGAGGAGGAgcaggggcaggaggaggaggacgatgACGTGGTGCTGGTGGAGTCGGCACCCGTGGTGCCGGAGAGCACCCCTGCCCCCACCCCCAACTCCAGCAGCCCCCCGCACACCCCCGAGCCCCCAGCCACAGACGGCCCCGCCGCAGCCCAGCACACACGGGGCGCCACGCCCCCTCTCCCCACCGCCAGCGCCCACGGCGAGACCATCGTCATCGACGACGAGGAGGACGGCGATCCGAGCTCGCTGCCCGGCGCCGGGGCCCCCCGGGAGCCCGAGGCGGGCGCGGAGTCCGCGGCGCCCCTCAGCAGCACCGAGCCGGACTCCGAGATCCAGATCGCCAGCGTGACCACGCTCGACGTGGGGGCGCCGGCGCCCGCCGACGCGGACATGCCCCTGCGGATCACCAGCGTCACCTCGCTGCAGGGGGAGGTGGGCAACGGCCTGCAGATCAGCAGCGCCTACAGCCTGAGCCCGGAGGCCGCCCCCTCGGAGTCCGGCCAGCCGGGCAGCCGCTCCGGCTCCGGCTCCGGCACGTTCAACCCGGGCAGGATCGGCAACCCCAAAGAGGCCGTTCAGAACGGAGAGGCGGGGAGCCATCCCAGGCCTG ATTCGTGGATATCCCAGTCTGCCTCTTTCCCGCGAAATCAGAAGCAGCCAGGTGTCGATTCTCCGTCTCCAGCAGCTTCCTTACCGAAATCCGTCTTTCCGCCTCCAGCCGTGCAGCAGTCCTCCAAGCCCGTCAAAGTCACCTGCGCGAACTGTAAGAAGCCCCTGAGAAAGGGGCAGACCGCCTACCAGCGCAAGGGCTCGGCCCACCTCTTCTGCTCCACCACCTGCCTGTCCGCCTTCTCTCACAAGCCTGCGCCCAAGAAGAACTGCACCATGTGCAAGAA AGACATCACCAGTATGAAAGGGACGATTGTGGCGCAGGTAGACTCGAGCGAATCCTTCCAGGAGTTCTGCAGCACGGGCTGTCTGTCATCGTATGAAAATAAGCAGAATCCTCCCAAAAGCACCGTCAAGACCAGGTGCACGGTCTGTGGAAAACTGACTGAG ATTCGCCACGAGGTTAGCTTTAAAAATGTCACACACAAGATATGCAGTGATCACTGCTTTAACCGGTACAGGATGGCGAACGGCCTTATCATGAACTGTTGTGAGCAGTGTGGAGATTATCTACCCAATAAGGCTTCAGCAAACCATTTCCTCATAATTGATGGGCAGCAGAAAAGATTCTGCTGCCAGAACTGTGTCAAGGAGTACAAGCAG ACACATGGCAAAATAACGTGCTGTACAGGATGCAGAACTCCATGTAGATTTTTCGACATTACTCATTGCATAGGATCCAGTGGTAACATGGAGCCCTACTGCTCTACAGCGTGCATGAACTCACACAAGTCAAAGAACCCCAGACCTGCAGGTACGG GTGCCACACCTTCGTGTCATTTCTGTAAGAGGAGTGCGCTACCTCAGTTTCAAGCCACAATGCCTGATGGGAAACTTTACAACTTCTGTAGTTCTAACTGTGTGGCAAAGTTTCAG ACGCTGAGTGTTCAGACCACGACAAACGGACAACCAGCTCCCTCCTCAAACAATATCCAGCTGAAATGTAATTATTGTAGGGGATCGTTCAGTTTAAAGCCAGAAACACTGGAATGGGag AATAAAGTCTATCAGTTCTGCAGCAAAACCTGCTGTGATGACTACAAAAAGCTGCACTGTATTGTTACGTACTGTGAATACTGCCAAGAGGAGAAGACTCTTCATGAAACGGTAAAATTCTCAGGAGTGAAGAGACCTTTCTGCAGTGAAG gctgCAAGCTGCTTTTCAAACAGGAATTCGCGAGGCGTCTGGGCCTCAAATGCGTAACCTGCAACTACTGCTCCCAGATGTGCAAAAGAGGTGCGACTAAGGAGATCGACGGAGTGGTGCGAGACTTCTGCAGCGAGGCCTGCTCCAAGAAATTTACGGACTGGTATTACAAG GCTGCCCGCTGCGACTGCTGCAAGGTGCAGGGGAACCTGACGGAGTCGGTGCAGTGGAGGGCGGAGATGAAGCACTTCTGCGACCAGCAGTGCCTGCTGCGCTTCTACTGCCAGCAGAACGAGCCCAACATGTCCACGCAGAAGGGGCCCGAAAACCTGCCTTTCG GCCAAGGCACTCAGACACAAGCAAGCAAAACTGCA GTGTCGAATCAGGTTTCATCGGTGTCGTCTTACTCCAGTTCTGTGGTGAGGGAGATGAAGAACAAAGCCGTGCTGTGCAAGCCCCTGACAATGACGAAAGCCACCTACTGTAAGCCGCACATGCAGACCAAGTCCTGTCAGACAG AGGAGGTGGTGAAGACGGAATATGTTCCGGTGCCGGTGCCCGTGCCCGTGTACATTCCAGTGCCCATGAACATGTACAGCCAGGCCACGCCCACCCCCGTCACCCTTCCTGTTCCA ATCCCAGTGCCAATCTTCCTGCCTACTACCCTGGACAGCGCAGAGAAGATTGTACAGACAATCGACGAGCTCAAGGCCAAAATTCCCCCCGATCCCAGAGAGGCCGACATCTTAACCATGGCCGAAATGATCGCTGAAGAAGATGAGAAACCGGGCTGTACAG CTGTGAAAAGTGAGAATGAGATGAGTGAAGGGGGCAGTTCTGATGAGAAGGAGGAGCCGGATGATTCTTACGAACCAGACCTGGATCTGGAAAATGATTTTCCTAGAG CTCCTGACCCGGTTGTGGAAGAGCTGGACAGCGCTTTTATGTTGCCTCTCGTGCTGGGGGAGGAAAGCGAAGAGAAGCCTCAGCCTCAGGTTAAGAAGAAG gGACATAAGAGAAGATTAGTTTCGGATAATTCCCACGTTGTCAGACCCGATACCCCGGACAACTCATTTGCCTTTAAGTCCACATACGGGGTGAACGCCTGGAAACGCTGGGCGTCAACTACAGCTGAGAGCACCGAGgatgaaaaagcaaaagagctgAAGCAGA CGAGGCCAGTGAGGTTAAAAAGAAATCTCCTGTCCCATGCTGCGTCCGAACTGAACTATGGGCTCTCTCGCTTCGTCAGTGAGGTCCGGAGACCAAATGGAGACAGTTATGCTCCCGATAGTGTTTTTTATCTTTGCCTTGGCATCCAGAAG CATCTGCAAGAAAATGGAAGAACAGACAGCATCTTCACTGACCCTTACTATCAGTTATTTGGACAGGAGCTAAACAAACTCCTCAAAGACTGGCAGCCAAGTGTTCTCCCCGATG GTTCCTTATTCTGCAGAATTGAGGAGCAGTACTTGTGGAGTAGTAAACAGTTTGGAGACCATTCGCCCATGGTTTTGCTGTGCACTCTGGTCTATTTTAACACTAAGTATTTTGGCTTAAGAACAGTGGAGCAACACTTGAGGCTGTCCTTTGTGAACGTTTACAGACAGTGGAAGAAAAGCCCTCACTCAAAAGAATCCGCTGTCCGCGTTCACATACCTTCCATCTTCGAAGATGACCTAG